A region of the Phaseolus vulgaris cultivar G19833 chromosome 11, P. vulgaris v2.0, whole genome shotgun sequence genome:
taatttgaaaaagatttgcttccaattctttttttgagaaattgtagattttattcataattattcTCCTCAGATttagttttctgttttgattcaaagaagcaacttgaACTTTTGCGTTTCTAGGCCCATTCATaatgcactacaagaaaatcatgaaatagaaaacaattttagaaacacaaattaattagttgctatagtgactaaattaaaaaccattttagagactaaaatttttttggtttctaaattagtttatattattgttaaatggtttctaaattggtatctaattaattagcaaccaaggtttttgctaccaaatttaaaatctaaataattggtaattaaaacctttgttgctaattagatatcaatttagaaactatttaacaataatagaaaccaattttttttagtttataaaatagtttctaatttagttactataacaactaattatttattatttctaaaattagtttctatttaatgattttcttgtagtgatgatAAAGACTTCCTTCCAACTGTCTTGTCAAATGCTCCTATAAGACCGTTTATTGTATGTAACCAATAGAGCTTTTAGTCAAATTGTATGTTCTGACTAAAACCacataattagaaaaaaataatagttaaagacaaaataaactaattaaacaaatataaattaaaaaaatgaattcatTTATGATTACACTTAAGAATCTATGATTAAAAGATTTAAACTGTGAATAAAAATTATACTCATCAATTATTTATACTTTCTTCATATTTATATTAACTTTCAATTAGTAACTTAATAATGCATTATTGAGTATgaaatatctttaatatttaatcAAGATGATTATTTTCGAActaatttgaatattttcttttatattggTTAGTATAAGCATAGGCCACGAAATACAAATCTTAAACTATCAACATGTCAAAAAGATAATCTTTGATCAACATGTCAATATTTGATCtacactactagaaaatcatgaaataaaaactaattttagagacaaaaaataattagttcctatagtgactaaattagagaacattttagggactaaataaatttttggtttctaaattaatttctattattgttaaatggtttctaaattggtatctaattagcaactaaagtttttgctacctaatttagaatctaaataattggtagttaaaaccttggtagctaattagataccaatttagaaactatttaacatgACAGCAGAAATCAAATGGATAGGTTGGGACAGCcgtatcataaaaaatattaaaaaaaagtaaaatattgtATAGCAATTTGCAACGAAATCTAGttctagaaactaatttagaaaccatttttttagtttctaaaatggtctctaatttagttactattgcaactaattattttggtatctaaatattggtttctatttgatgattttcttgtagtgtaagagTTGGTATAGGGGTTGCAATGATATTGTGTTTTAgccttatttttatataaataaatggtGGAGTAGAATGACATTGGGACCAataatttgaaatgttttatCCTAAAAACATTTGGATTGTGTGTAACATCAATGAGGTTTTTGGTGGAGGAAAGAGATTGTACGAGGAAGAGTGTTTAATGGTAAAAGACATGTacaagaataaaattgaaatatgtTTATTAGGATGAGTAAAAAAGGGACACTAGCTATAATAAATGGACGCAAAAGTGTAGTTATCATTAAAATTTGGAAGCTAATATGCTTGACATAAAAATAGTGGCGTTGCGTGAGACACAAGTGATGTGTTTTTTTGTTGCGTAGGCCTAGCCTACATGCTCCTCacacaaaaaattatattttatattgtttatttaaagaaGCGTGAGCTAAACATACATATTGGCcacataatttttaaacaagCGTGGACTTAGCCTACATGTtgcccacacaaaattatattttatattgtttattcaaAGAAGCGTGGACTTAGTCAACGAATTGACCACACAATTTTTGAACAAACATGAGCTTaaccttcataattttattacacatttaaatttaattaaaatatatatatatatatatattatgtttccGTGGGCTTAacctacaaaattttaaatttttattattatttattatttatagtttcaGTTGTGACTGTTCGACCCACAATTATCTTTTTTAGTTTATGTCCATATAACTCATGCTtactgatgactttttacggcaagtgcaccgcgtttgtcagaagtaataattgtcctaaggacgaatatcgatcccacaaggaataatgaattattgagtacaatattcgctaaatataacaacagaacaataaaaagagtttgaagtgattatgttggcactaatcaataagaaaacaaacaaagaattagttgcttcaattggaaaaatagggattaggtttcatcgttctcactctcatgtattttgattagcatgtcaatattaagttctttgattgaatatgatgcccgtagaaaattcatttatatcgatctctcgcatataaaattcttaagaatgtttcctaaatatcgatctcttGCAtactaataaaaacaacttagaaatcacaatcagacgttaatggcaattaacattttaagtctatctctagcactcaaatatgctaagtattgatgtttaggtccgaatcctaaaaatacctctcggtcagatttaaaattctcaatttgtcacggaaagttaaaagtaaaacaacaataccaataatcaatcaagaattgaatattaatatataaaatatcagctcaatacataagagtttgagcagattactcccaatcccaaaggatagaattagccacacatacttctagcaccttccattctcccaatgaggttacaattcactctatggtgttttcctctcaatctggaaCCCTAGGGTTGAACCTCTAGCCTCctatttatcctaattttctGTCGTTAGGTTGCTTCCTATGTCGCGTTAATgagctaagtgataaaacatacaaaagacccaatctttctttgcatctttccattatgggaccttctatctttcttcttattcaaataaagctcataaaaaatgtaaaaaaaaatataaattcataaattaaggattattttatatgtaaattagcaataaatcctcataagtgcctatattttattatgaaatattactgaaattaggcacttatcactctcctcaacttagaatcttgtttgttttcaagcaaagtaaatgaatatatttgaatgtaAATATCAAACcgcttaattcactaaacaacaaatcaaattagaaacttatgatgcttacaaattcaaatatagaaaaatatagacacATTCAATTTccaagatcaaatcaaaacaaataaatgataatTCATCAAAGAATATTTTCTCATATTCTCacgggtaagtgtttctctctattttcattgaatcataacaaatcacagttgtttttcatttcatcttcaaatcacaaacatattagaaacatgaatctttaGGTCTTTTCtagggttgtaatgaggttgggtttccaaaaaatattggtttttcttagataacaaaatgcacatcttaaagaagaagaacatacctacaattcaattatagagaacatatatattatctaattaccactttctttcgatgtcacctttttcctctttttctttctgacttttcatgattttcatgatgattttttttttctatttctttttcttcttctgtttctctttctttttcttcttctgtttctctttcttttttttttctttcaataataggaaaatATTCTTcctatattttaactttttgagCTTTCATaatcagaaccaaccattcccttttgtATACGTATTGCATCTAtattctccttccttaaacatgctaaagggtaggaaaatatatcattaaagattaaggtgcaatattaacaaaaattcttggcccaaaggggataaaaaaaatggaattctaatataaaggttggcttttggccctggctcctaattaacacaaacaaatgcctcaatcatcttcatgctcttttatgatgcaacaaaaataaaaattaagcaaccacaaatgtcaattcattagtaaaactctcaaaactgtttaaggttcacacactcacttggtttaaatggtctcattcatttttgtcttgtcattatctgttctaatcaatcatcctgttaaattttcatgtatcataattttaactacatttgaatagggattcaatcatattttcttttctaacccgTGTCTAATCAtatcactatttaatatttaaacaaaaattcttttttccacaattcaaaattaatattctagttcttttttatttgaaaaaaaaactagaaaacaaacaaattaaaattgaaatttattcaagaaagataattcaagacgtaaaactaacaaactaacaaaacaggaaatttattcaaaataagcaataaaaacaaactaaacaaataagaaaataaaaataaaacaaaataaccgaaaaataaaataaataaaataagaaaaaattcaaataactgaaaagaaaagagaattagaaagataaaaccatatttttgctcaatcctatcttcttaagaagtcatccagctttttgttaaaatctttatctacAGTTTtacttcatttgctggatctgccccctgaataatagaacctATCTTCAGGTCGaaatacataacctgcaaaatgattaggaggcatatatgattttttttatattatttaatttttttaaaaataaaattagcaaaggtaataaaacaacataaaactaaaacgTGGATTGAGTTGCCTCCTAGTAAGCGCTCAtttaacgtcatctagcttgacgcTTGTTTATTTCAAGATGGACAACTCTCTTTGTTGCATCATGTTGTATGCATTCTTCCTTGTtacaagaacatcttcaaccacaccataagGATCTTTGATGGATTTGTTTGCCAACTGCATTTTGGTGGGTTGAACCTCCAAATCACCTAAATACAGTGCAACCTTGTCCACAGATAAAACACCTATAGACACGGGAAGATTAAAACCTCCTAAGTTCTTGATATTTTGAAGCAAGTCCTTTTGAGTCATGACACTGCATCTTGCCTCTAGCTCTCTATTTTTCTCTTCAATATAGCTCTTATTCTTTCAGAAATCTCTCaaatgttgaatcttgcttcaaatttcctgcaaaataattcATAGGGAGCAATTTGTCaaagaattttctttccttctctttttttgaaggaggatgaggatatgataaatcATTTTCAAGAACACTTCTCTcctaatttctaattttttcttcctcacttcttttcatttctctctctaactccttagtctcatcttctttttcagCTATTACATTATTGCAATGCTCTTTTGGGTTGGTTTGGTTGTAGACTGAAAATTGGCCACTTTGTATTTCTTCAAATTGTTTGGCCATTTTTCCCATTCGGAACTCTATATTCCTCATCGTTGCCATTCTATTTTCTTCCATTATCACAAGCTTTGTTAGGAGTTCTTCAACTTTACTCATTCTTTCAAGCATGGATGGATCCTATACTTCAAGTGAATTGTTCAAATAAGAACAGTAACCATTAGGATGATCATTTCCACAAAAATAACACATGATTGATTGAATCTGGCTTTGAGATGAATGCAAAACATATAACTGTTGCggcaatttagccatttgtgcgGTTAGTTGCCCAATCTGTTGTGTCAGAATTTtgttactagtattactagcagtactaatgttactagtattacttgcaatactaatattactagcagtacaaGCAGTAGTAGCAGTacaagtattactagcagtactaggaTTACTAGTAATATTAGGATTACTACTATTACTAGCAGtagtagtattactagcagtactagtattactagcagtactaataCTACTAGCAGTAGTAAATGTAGAAGTATTACAAGcagtactaatattactagtattactaacagtactagtattactagcagtactagtattactagcagtactagtattactagcagtactaggattactagcagtactagtattactagaagtactcgtattactagcagtactagtattactagcagtactaggattactagcagtactacgattactagcaatactagcattactagcagtactagcattactagcagtactagtattactatcAGTACTAGTATTAGTAACAGTACTATCAATACTAGTATTACAAGCAttattagtattactagcagtactagtattactaacagtactagtattactaacagtatTAGTATTCttaacagtactagtattactagttttactagcagtactagtattactagcggTACTAGTATTAATAGTGGTACTAGTATTATTAGCGGTACTAATATTACTAGcggtactagtattactaacaataccagtattactagcagtactaatattactagcaatactagcagtagtagtattactagcagtactagtattactagcagtactaggaGTACTAGCAGTACtcgtattactagcagtactagtattactagtatttctagc
Encoded here:
- the LOC137833917 gene encoding uncharacterized protein — its product is MSELYTDQNLASTPSNTTTASNTTTASNTITSSKTSTGNNTSTASNSSPASNTSTAYNGSNNSTTTNSSTASNTSTTSTAGNTSTVNNTSNTSIESNTSNISTASNTSTASNVSNVSNTSTGSKTSSTSNTSNTSNVSTASNTSNTSIGRNTSNVSTASKTSTGSNTTNNNIVSNTSTVSNTSNDSNVNTTSNTSTASNTSNTSTASNISTASNTRTTSTDSTASNTSTASNISTASNTRTASNSSTSRNTSTARNTSNTSTASNTSTASTPSTASNTSTASNTTTASIASNISTASNTGIVSNTSTASNISTANNTSTTINTSTASNTSTASKTSNTSTVKNTNTVSNTSTVSNTSTASNTNNACNTSIDSTVTNTSTDSNTSTASNASTASNASIAILISTASNTSTASNTTTASNSSNPNITSNPSTASNTCTATTACTASNISIASNTSNISTASNTSNKILTQQIGQLTAQMAKLPQQLYDPSMLERMSKVEELLTKLVIMEENRMATMRNIEFRMGKMAKQFEEIQSGQFSVYNQTNPKEHCNNVIAEKEDETKELEREMKRRNLKQDSTFERFLKE